The following coding sequences lie in one Apium graveolens cultivar Ventura chromosome 1, ASM990537v1, whole genome shotgun sequence genomic window:
- the LOC141661662 gene encoding cytokinin riboside 5'-monophosphate phosphoribohydrolase LOG8-like isoform X2 translates to MEGDEAETSASHEKKIISRKFKSICVFCGSRAGYNSSFTHAALQLGKLMVEKKINLVYGGGSIGLMGLISETVYSGGCHVLGVIPKALVADEISGKTIGDVKIVADMHQRKSEMSKQADAFIALPGGYGTMEELLEVITWSQLGIHEKPVGLLNVDGYYDSLLALFDKGVEDGFIDDSARNIVLSANNPQELIKKMEVDMCGSMNYWRM, encoded by the exons ATGGAAGGAGATGAAGCTGAAACATCAGCAAGCCATGAAAAGAAGATAATATCAAGAAAGTTTAAAAGTATATGTGTATTTTGTGGGAGTAGAGCTGGTTATAATTCTTCATTTACTCATGCTGCTCTGCAACTTGGTAAACTCATG GTTGAGAAAAAGATTAATTTGGTTTATGGTGGAGGAAGCATTGGCTTGATGGGATTAATTTCTGAAACTGTGTACAGCGGTGGCTGCCATGTCCTTGG AGTGATACCTAAAGCTCTAGTGGCAGATGAG ATATCAGGAAAAACAATTGGAGATGTTAAGATAGTGGCAGATATGCATCAAAGAAAGTCTGAGATGTCAAAACAGGCTGATGCTTTCATAGCACTTCCTG GAGGATATGGAACCATGGAAGAATTGTTGGAGGTGATTACATGGTCTCAACTAGGTATCCATGAAAAACCA GTGGGGTTGCTAAATGTAGATGGATATTATGATAGCCTACTTGCCTTGTTTGACAAAGGAGTTGAAGATGGTTTCATAGATGATTCAGCCAGGAATATTGTGCTCTCAGCCAATAATCCCCAAGAATTGATCAAGAAAATGGAG GTGGACATGTGTGGGTCGATGAATTATTGGAGGATGTGA
- the LOC141661680 gene encoding uncharacterized protein LOC141661680, whose amino-acid sequence MKIPEEMNSDFISHRKTHSFTSNWTIGSGSFDGSLSFESSESPIDANGVDFVKKPPLLLKPAESDSSPCEITVTFMQKHEIRQVYVRSTARVYEIYCKPDAHSSNEYLCTVRCGIVAREDDLLQESNHVEAAIEPMKEPARDYNEKRSPSSGTEDDWVEVKNPESHVEVINSLPGDIIGDERSLQDFYEATAEISDGEPSITLILRLLSLENKGHVYVDEVYVYADAVETTSLENHAAQNLQGGTSAGSSLMTMFLPTLLQLTRSNVGQSQERLISNKMVEEESADKGTGNNESTSHLNDHDKTYKVPDEPDVKFQEVKEVTAQATPQFQKSAPILGNVGQYPSVVDSNNYVGKVMEQLISRMSRIEDICLRFEEKMVRPISSMEERLQRVEDQLELIVKNIQNSEPPSCTRFSAPAFSSLDSASSSFYNDGCANPPYVQSEVEKHEPHFDDNISKSYEENLKSERSPQFTPSYVITAPEFSCDEDDEQNEVVEPLKDYPREKAKKPMSIDDALAAALAGFSSLTINEPLRPSERVTKVTNEENDTDEDMNCTSYSVDKDFELTNEVTAGEEHLKHTQGLKFTAPDFACEETSYDEKKSTPRIDDVNLVYPSRIFATYGGENTLDIASSPRNSSALEKEETVIVEKNNVSEHSREGHIDLDSLDRANNCPSVRAKDDYLPTGETSMRESSSRKDKLSILDRFEIVKQLLAKTKDGVGTVDKISGPISKCAERGSRNDISSFGAKDDHWASGETSMQESSSTKDKLLMLDRFEILKQLLAKTMDGVGTEEEISGPISKYDGRGSGDDISSLLDYGTSILEVKFTAQENTNSEFPLEDLLTVPEVDSQISIAQKSRDSEITTKETDLSSVMNEEKMTLESNTLPLVDFESYDAPVSSENAVGHQVPFGNKDHEVFSGLI is encoded by the exons ATGAAAATCCCTGAAGAAATGAATAGCGATTTCATTTCACATCGCAAAACTCACAGTTTCACATCGAATTGGACGATCGGGAGTGGCTCGTTCGACGGCTCACTGAGTTTCGAGTCGTCCGAGTCGCCGATCGATGCCAATGGCGTTGATTTTGTTAAGAAGCCTCCTCTTTTGCTCAAACCTGCAGAATCGGACTCTTCTCCGTGCGAAATCACTG TGACTTTTATGCAAAAGCACGAGATTAGGCAAGTTTATGTGCGTAGTACAGCACGTGTCTATGAGATATACTGTAAACCTGATGCCCACAGTAGTAACGAGTATCTCTGCACCGTACGTTGTGGTATTGTTGCAAGAGAGGATGATTTACTTCAGGAGAGTAACCATGTAGAAGCTGCTATTGAACCTATGAAAGAGCCTGCCAGGGATTACAATGAAAAGAGATCTCCCAGTAGCGGCACTGAAGATGACTGGGTTGAGGTGAAAAATCCTGAGTCACATGTAGAAGTTATCAACTCTTTGCCAGGGGATATTATTGGTGATGAAAGAAGCCTCCAG GACTTCTATGAGGCTACAGCAGAGATTTCTGATGGAGAACCTTCTATTACCCTCATTCTACGTCTGCTATCACTTGAAAACAAAGGACATGTATATGTTGATGAGGTTTATGTCTATGCTGATGCTGTGGAAACTACCAGTCTAGAAAACCATGCAGCTCAGAACCTTCAAGGTGGAACCTCAGCTGGAAGTTCTCTTATGACTATGTTTCTCCCTACCCTTTTACAGTTGACAAGGTCCAATGTTGGTCAGTCACAGGAGAGACTTATTTCTAATAAAATGGTCGAAGAAGAGAGTGCTGATAAAGGAACGGGAAATAATGAGTCAACAAGTCATTTAAATGATCATGATAAAACATACAAGGTACCAGACGAGCCGGATGTTAAGTTCCAAGAAGTTAAAGAGGTTACAGCACAAGCAACTCCCCAGTTCCAAAAATCGGCACCAATTTTAGGGAATGTGGGACAGTATCCTTCTGTTGTGGATTCTAATAACTATGTTGGAAAAGTTATGGAGCAACTAATTTCTCGGATGAGCAGAATTGAAGATATCTGTTTAAGGTTTGAAGAGAAGATGGTTCGGCCCATAAGTAGCATGGAGGAAAGGCTTCAGCGAGTAGAGGACCAGTTGGAATTAATTGTGAAGAATATCCAGAATTCTGAACCTCCTTCCTGCACAAGATTTTCTGCTCCTGCATTTTCGTCTCTCGACTCTGCCTCCAGCTCCTTCTATAATGATGGTTGTGCTAATCCTCCATATGTACAGTCAGAAGTGGAAAAACATGAGCCCCACTTTGATGATAACATATCTAAGTCTTATGAAGAAAATTTGAAGTCAGAAAGGTCTCCTCAGTTTACCCCTAGTTATGTAATTACAGCCCCCGAGTTCTCATGTGACGAGGATGATGAACAGAACGAGGTTGTGGAACCATTGAAGGACTATCCTAGAGAAAAAGCAAAGAAACCCATGTCAATTGATGATGCATTAGCTGCGGCACTTGCAGGTTTTTCGTCCCTGACAATCAATGAACCACTTAGACCATCAGAACGAGTTACTAAAGTTACAAACGAAGAAAATGACACAGATGAGGATATGAATTGCACCTCATATTCCGTGGATAAAGATTTTGAACTTACAAATGAAGTAACTGCTGGTGAAGAGCATTTGAAACATACACAAGGCCTCAAATTTACAGCTCCCGATTTTGCGTGTGAAGAAACTAGCTATGATGAAAAAAAATCGACACCTAGAATTGACGATGTAAACCTTGTATATCCTTCAAGAATTTTTGCAACTTATGGAGGTGAAAACACACTTGATATAGCTTCATCACCCCGCAATAGTTCTGCACTGGAGAAGGAAGAAACAGTAATAGTTGAAAAAAATAATGTATCTGAGCATTCCCGTGAAGGTCATATTGATCTGGACTCTTTGGATCGTGCTAATAACTGTCCATCAGTTCGAGCAAAAGATGACTACTTGCCTACAGGGGAAACCAGCATGAGGGAATCCAGCAGTAGGAAAGATAAACTGTCGATATTGGACAGATTTGAAATTGTGAAACAGTTACTTGCAAAGACCAAAGATGGTGTTGGCACTGTAGATAAAATTTCAGGTCCAATTTCTAAATGTGCTGAGAGAGGCTCTAGAAATGATATTTCATCATTTGGAGCAAAAGATGACCACTGGGCTTCAGGAGAAACTAGCATGCAGGAATCGAGCAGTACCAAAGATAAATTATTGATGTTGGACagatttgaaattttgaaacagTTGCTTGCAAAGACCATGGATGGTGTGGGCACTGAAGAGGAAATTTCAGGTCCAATATCTAAATATGATGGGAGAGGCTCTGGTGATGACATTTCATCTTTGCTGGATTATGGAACTTCTATTCTCGAGGTTAAATTTACTGCCCAGGAAAACACCAATTCCGAATTTCCTCTAGAAGACCTGTTGACCGTCCCTGAAGTTGATTCTCAAATTTCTATTGCCCAGAAAAGCAGGGATAGTGAGATAACTACAAAAGAAACTGATTTGAGTTCTGTAATGAATGAAGAAAAAATGACTCTAGAAAGCAATACTTTACCTTTGGTTGATTTTGAAAGTTATGATGCACCTGTATCTTCAGAAAATGCAGTTGGACACCAGGTACCCTTTGGCAATAAGGATCATGAAGTATTTTCAGGTCTTATCTGA
- the LOC141661662 gene encoding cytokinin riboside 5'-monophosphate phosphoribohydrolase LOG1-like isoform X1, which translates to MEGDEAETSASHEKKIISRKFKSICVFCGSRAGYNSSFTHAALQLGKLMVEKKINLVYGGGSIGLMGLISETVYSGGCHVLGVIPKALVADEISGKTIGDVKIVADMHQRKSEMSKQADAFIALPGGYGTMEELLEVITWSQLGIHEKPVGLLNVDGYYDSLLALFDKGVEDGFIDDSARNIVLSANNPQELIKKMEKYVAVHEIVASRQSWQVDQSSDSTTSGELV; encoded by the exons ATGGAAGGAGATGAAGCTGAAACATCAGCAAGCCATGAAAAGAAGATAATATCAAGAAAGTTTAAAAGTATATGTGTATTTTGTGGGAGTAGAGCTGGTTATAATTCTTCATTTACTCATGCTGCTCTGCAACTTGGTAAACTCATG GTTGAGAAAAAGATTAATTTGGTTTATGGTGGAGGAAGCATTGGCTTGATGGGATTAATTTCTGAAACTGTGTACAGCGGTGGCTGCCATGTCCTTGG AGTGATACCTAAAGCTCTAGTGGCAGATGAG ATATCAGGAAAAACAATTGGAGATGTTAAGATAGTGGCAGATATGCATCAAAGAAAGTCTGAGATGTCAAAACAGGCTGATGCTTTCATAGCACTTCCTG GAGGATATGGAACCATGGAAGAATTGTTGGAGGTGATTACATGGTCTCAACTAGGTATCCATGAAAAACCA GTGGGGTTGCTAAATGTAGATGGATATTATGATAGCCTACTTGCCTTGTTTGACAAAGGAGTTGAAGATGGTTTCATAGATGATTCAGCCAGGAATATTGTGCTCTCAGCCAATAATCCCCAAGAATTGATCAAGAAAATGGAG AAATATGTTGCAGTGCATGAGATTGTTGCTTCAAGACAAAGTTGGCAAGTGGACCAATCATCAGACTCTACCACAAGTGGGGAACTTGTTTAG